Within Oncorhynchus keta strain PuntledgeMale-10-30-2019 chromosome 30, Oket_V2, whole genome shotgun sequence, the genomic segment ACGGGGATCGACTGCCCCtcttcctacacacacacacgggatcaGGAAGGCTTTTCCAGGACCTGCGGGGACCAGCTCTCCATTTTGCAATAGACAGTGTTGGAGTTCTTGCAGCGGCAACCGGGCCTGTTGACTTGGTCGTAGCAGCCCTGGCACGCCTTCAGGCACCCCTTGACGGGCGGGTAGCACAGCAAACAGGGGAACAGTACCGACAGTAATCCCATGCAGAGGAAGCGTGAGCAGCAGTGGGAGCGCGACAGCGAGCAGGGGTGGTCAGCGCACGAGTCTCCCTCGTCGTCATTGGAACAGTGGTAGAAGATGCCCTTGACCAGGCACATGCACGTGCCATGCTCCAGGGCGCTCTCCGCCGAGCACAGGCACTGGCCGTTGCAGGCCAGGCATGAGGGCAGGGTCCTTGGGGTTGTGCAGTCCCCGCACTTGCACTTCCCACAGCGCTCGCAGATGAACTGGTGGCCAGACGCCACGTCCCCTTTCCCTGAGGGCTTGAGCGGTGCCTCCAGTGGCGGCGGCGGGTGAGAGCCATGCTGGGGGGCTAGCAGCGCCTTGGGCTGAGCCCGAACAGGCTGAGTCCTCTCGGCtctgtggtggtgctggtggaggGCCACCATCCCCGGTCTAGAGGGAGGCGAGCGGGCCAGGAGTCCCTGCTCAGAGGATGCACTGCTGTTGCTCCCGGAGCTGGCCGCGCTGCCTGTACTGGTAGAGCGATTAAGGCCCGGGGCCCTGGTGCTACACTGCTGGCCTCCGGCTACTACCACCACGCCACTGTGGTGGCCATGCCCTACCGGCCTGTGCTCATAGTTGTTGTTCACATTGACGAGGATCACCTCGTGAGTCCTCTCCTGCTGCTTGTCGGGCCTGGGTGCCATGCGGGGCGCAGGGGGCCTCCGGACCACCGACGGCCCCTCTGTGTACTCGTTGCTGGAACGAATGGCCTTGATTTGGTCCAGGGAGAGGATGGCGGCATGATGGAGCTCCCGCTCGTAATCTGACCTCTGCCGGCCCTCCAGGGAAGGCTGCTGGATCACCACTAATGAACCGCCAGGGCCATGTTGACTTTGGAGCGCCATCTGGGGTGATCACCACTTCCGACATTCACCGTGGACTTGGCATGCATCAGAAAACCTGCAAGGGGGCAGCAAGGGAGACACAAAGAAGAGCCATCAGTAAAGACAAGGATGCCGTTTGTAAATGTGATCTAGGATGGTGAAGGTTTTGAATATTGTTCCCATAGCATTTTAGATTCAACTCATGATGGGAAAGGCTAaagagctgacaaagtaaaaccATCAACAGATCCCTGGATGGTCTCTATATAGTTCAAATACTTTTCAGCAATGATCATCTGTTATAATACGTCTATTGAGGTGATTATTATTGTATGCTTTTTTGTGGTTTAGGCTGTTTAGTGCTTttaaaaatatctatattttttAACACTTCACAGCAGGCCTACCTTCAACAATGTTAAGAGCATGTTCACTTAGCCCAACTATTTTATTTGATCAACATTCCCTTTACAATGGCACATTTTAATGCTCTGGGCGAAGCAAGCCGTGGAAAAGTATACTATTAACTCGTTTTGTAGCTTCCTCAATAAGCATACATCCAAACTTCAGTACAAATACTTCCCGGTCTAATTTACATATGTATGACTAGTTAACATTATAAAGCGCCACGGCGACGGAACGAGGCCACGATTCAAGAGGACAAAATGAGCCGCCTCACTTATTATTCTATTACTAAACGGAAGACGGTTTGAAGGAAATGTGAAGACAATAGggtaaaaaaataatttaaaaatacTAGGGTCGCGACAAAATGCCACAACGTCAGTGTCGACTTTATGTCCATGTAATTTCAAGCAAATGTTTAAGTTATTGTGCTTCTCAATAACTTCAAAAGCACATTTTTACAATCGAATTAAAACCTAATACCGTTACTCGTAGGCCTATTGGATACCAACAGCTTCTGGAATTAGCCGAGGTATCAGGCCTAGCTATAAACGCGTATCCGTCGAAACCGGAGTGCAAATGGGACTGATCAGTAAACACATATTGGCAAGGTGTAATCAGCATGAAGACGATACAATTTACAGACAGGAATTCTCTACGTGAAGACAGCTTGCTTATGATCAGGGCTCTAATTTATTGACACTGCTTCATGAAAATTAACAGTAGCTCGCACGGAGCACAATAACTAGGTTTAGCCATTATTTGAATGGGTGGTATAATtactatatatgtatatatatttttaaagggaCACAAATACGCCGTTTTTAGCCATATCATACTTTAAACATGTCAATGCCATCGGGTTAAGTTGACCAAGCAACCGCCCATGTGATAAGAGATGAATCGAAATAAGGGGGGAAACCTTATGAATGAAAACAACTCGGCTATCGTGGGGGAGGGGTGATTGCGCGTGAGATCCTCGACTCTGACAACCCTACTATGACCGTTTTGATTCCTTTCGAAAGTCGAATGACCGGTGTTAAATAGACACACCGAGTAGAGGGCACACGCGTGTGAAGAATGTTAAGCCAACTCTACAGATTCGAGCACCAGATGAGTGTTCCCAAGGACACCCATCGACAAAAAGCCTATTCCATGCAACTACAGTGGCAACAATGTTCCCAAAGCCGGAGTTCTGAACACTATGCGCATAGCCTACTTGCATCAGAGGGTTTGACGTATCCAGTCTACATTTAAGTAACAAAGAATCGATGACCAAACCCGACATTTCAAATGTGTTTCACGCATTGAGGGGGAGATACGCACCCATCTGCAACCATCCATAACGTCGATTCCATCAACCAATATGCCAAAACTCCATCCAAGTAAATTGTCCAAGCGTATTTTAATTAGCTCTTAACATTCGTAACGATTGCGTTATATCCCGTTACGATGTTGTAGTTTATCTTCTTTCGTTATTCCTTCTTAAAATCTGGTGCAttacacactgtgttccagaaATTGTAAATCCACGCTTCTTGATACACCCAATAAAGGTTGCGCACTTGAAGCCGATCTAGTCAGACAACCCAGTTTAGTCCTGGAGCGGAGTAACAATTGTAGGAATAATCTTCTTTAGGATTCTTAAAAAGCACACTTTAATTCATTTACAATATGAAAACAAATCATTATATATCCAATGGCTTCCGTCTTCGAATTCTAATGAGTCAATTTTTGTAAAATAATGTTTTTGTTATGCGGAATGCTCAAAAGCAAGCGCTAATCGAGGACGTGCTCTCTTCAACACTGCATGCCTGTCTAACTCTGAATGAATGAGAACGTAGAGCTCAGTGTTTGCTCGACAAGCCAACTCCCATTGGCCATTCACTCCACTGAAAAAGGATACATCGCATCCGCTCTTAATTCATTgggcagatgtggaaggccgggCGATAGAGATGTGTGCAGCAGTTAAGGTGGAGCTGTTTGAAATAGCAGAGAAAGCTCATTTTGTTCTTCTGCTTACAAACTATGGAACAGTGACAACAGAAGTATCAATCTTTATAGCGTTGTTTTATTTAATTCCACGGCATTCCACGGCGTCTCACCATTCCAATTACGCATAGCATAGTTAGAAATCAAACTCAAGACAGAAAATAATTTTAGAATGTatttttaaattgtttatttatactttatttaactaggcaagtcagttaagaacaaattattatttacaatgacgacctactgGAATACTGTTGGCCTAAGACCTAAATCCGTAATAAAATTGGGTATATAGAAAATGAAATGACAACTCCTTCATTACTCCGTTGTATTATAACTCCAGTGAATAGTGGGCCTAAACATAACTTCGGAGCCACCTTAAGAAAAAGGCACCCCGCAAGCTAGGGGAAAGATTCCCCCACCCGCCACATCCCCCCCTCTGTTCTTGACTGTCTGGTTTGATTGGTGTCGCGGATGCGCTACATCCGGATCCATGAGAAAAGGAAGTTCAATACAAAGTCAATTTATCCTCTTCAAATGGAAAAATCAATAGATGAATGACCTCAATACCATCTCGGGTCAGACAATTCCACAAGACTTCTACATTAACGGACTGATAAATGCATCTGTAGGCCCATGTCTCTGATGTTTGGCTGGATAGACTATGTTAAAAAAAAGTAGTTTGGAGCTTCATGCTTGATGATAAAGCAACTCCTGCTGGATTCGCAAACGACAGATGGGAACGTCTTCATTGTGGTCGGAAGTGCGGAAAGCGGTTGGACATTTTAGGATTACAGTAATTAACAGATTTTCCATGGATGCAATGATTAATATACCATCCGTGCTTCCTTTTCTCCCCCTGGATATATCCAATACGCAAATGCAAACCAAATGTAAAGCACATTATTAAAGTTGAATGCAAACGTTTTCCTTAAACTTTTCCACCCAGTGAAATAATCAAAGGGGCAGATCGAAATGTAAtgggggagggctggggagggtCGTGTGTTAATAGAAAATTAACGAATTACCCTCCCGTCTGTTGTCTATATCTCTATAGCAGACGCAGTAGGCATCTGAcagacagttgaagtcagaggtttacatacacattagccaaatacatttaaactcagtttttcaaaattcctgacatttaatcctagtaaaacattccctgttttaggtcagttaggatcaccacttcattttaagaatgggaaatgtcagaataatagtagagagaataatttatttcagctttaatttatttcatcacattcccagtgggtcagaagtttacatacactcaattagtatttggtaacatgcctttaaattgtttaacttgggtcaaacgttttgagtagccttccacaaacttcccacaataatttgggtgaattttggcccattgctcctgacagagctggtgtaactgaatcaggtttgtaggccttattgcttgcacatgctttttcagttctggccaCAAACATTATATGGgattgtggtcagggctttgtgatggccactccaataccttgactttgttgtccttaagccattttgccacaacttttgacgtatgattggggtcattgtccatttggaagacccatttgacaccaagctttaacttcctgcctgcctgatgtcttgagatgttgcgtcaatatatccacgtaattttccgtcctcatgatgccatctattttgtgaagtgcaccagcccctcctgcagcaaagcacacccacaacacgattctgccacccccgtgcttcacggttgggatggtgttcttcggcttgcaagcctcccccttttcctccaaacataacaatggtcattatggccaaacagttattttttgtttcatcagaccagaggagatttctccaaaaagtacgatctttgtccccgtgtgcagttgcaaaccgtagtctggctttttttatggcggttttggagcagtgtcctcttccttgctgagcggcatttcagtttatgttgatataggactcgttttactgtggatatagatacttttgtacctgtttccaccagcatcttcacaaggtcctttgctgttgttctgggattgacttgcacttttcgcaccaaagtaagttaatctctaggagacagaacgcgtctccttcctgagcggtatgatggctgtgtggtcccatgatgtttatacttgcgcactattgtttgtacagatgaacgtggtaccttcaggcatttggaaattgctcccaaggatgaaccagactcgtggaggtctacaatttttttcccgaggtcatggctgatttattttgtatttcccatgatgtcaagcaaagaggccttgagtttgaaggtaggccttgaaatacatccacaggtacacatccaattgactcaaattatgtcaattagcctgtcagaagcttctgaagacatgacataattttctggaattttccaagctgtataaaggcagtcaatttagtgtatgtaaacttctgacccactggaattgtgatacagtgaattataagtgaaataatctgtaaacaattgttggaaaaattacttgtgtcatgcacaaagtagatgtcctaaccgacttgtcaaaactatagtttgttaacaagaaatttatggagtggttgagaaacgagttttaatgactcaaacctaagtgtatataaacttccgacttcaactgtaaataaatGCATGTCAATGTTGTAGCATACCACCAGCATATCTCTATCTCCCTCAGGTTAGGCCTAAGCTTCTCttcctttatatatatatatatatatatatatattaaaatattaATTTCATACAAAGTTGAGCCATGAGGTGGACAATTATTAGCAAAGTAGCCtaacacccccaaaaaaaaaaaaataataacatgTTGGCTATAAAGTTCTTCATATGCTGCACATTGAAACACAAGGAAAAGTGTTTTTGGAATTTGTTTTAAGGCTGTTTTTAAGGACATGTTAATGTGGCTCATTTGACCAATATCCCTCGTTTATTGATGGCGCTGACTGTGCCAGATTGGATCTTAATGCAGATGGATGTCCATTACATTTCTCAAAGGTCCGGTTGATTAAAATCCTCCCTGTCACGTTGTCCGGCGCCAAATTTTCCTAAAGGAAACTCTGAAATGGCATATTGTTTTTATGAAGATTTTAGAATactcacatgaaaatctgtcaccaattgtaCAGAAATCTAGCTTGTAGGTGCCCTAAAGACTCTGGTTCACCAGCAGCCCCAAGCATCTAAAGAATAAGCTACCAGCCAAACAAGCTTGTACAAATTGTACTTAAACTCCCCCCTCACACtcatctagaggttgatcattTTTTAatctctatctctgtaatgtgtctataTCTATGTAGttgtatatgtatttatgtaaaaaaaagaaTAAGGACCACAATGCAATGCCGGTCActtaaaaaaaagtatttgtgtttatatatgtattttttttaaatgacaaatAATATCAATCAACCAATCCAAACTGTGTCGTGGCCaattgatgaatggaaagagacatctgttacaaaacaccaaaatgTTCAATGACATTCGGACATTGTCAAGccaagccttcaatactgggtaagcctACTAGGTAGGGACAgatgtattttctgtttgtcGAGATTGACATAGTCtatttattgtggtgttgaaaacaGAAAACCATGATTTTGAAGTGCTCGTAGTCGGTATACTTTGTTTATTGGTTGGGTGTtgcattggcacagaaacctgttggtgaaaaatgtattattttatattattgtAAATATGTTGAAAATCTATTTTCCCCCTAGTTGATCATTGTCTGCAGCCGGCTCTGATCGTAAAATAATGAAACAGGCAGCAGGGAGAGTGAGCTCATCTGTGGTGGTcggcgaaccctcaaccttctggcccgTAGCCCTGCATGGCATCAACTGTGAAATAAAAGCATGCTGAAGTGGCCCAGTCCATATCCACGTTTATAAACACAGGATTGCTACATTTGTTATTTGCGGTCGTTAACATTATTGAGTTAATTCTATGAGGTGTGAGGGTGTTCAATTTACTTCACAGTACAAGGGGAGGGTCATGTGAAAATATTTGTAACtttgtggagaggaggagggaggggcatgttttgtttagtttttttgtgACACCTTGATTTAGACCCATAATTTTTGCTTTGAAAATTGCCCAAGGAAGAGCCTTTGAAAAATGTATAAATGTTGGTTATTTTTCTGCACGGTAATCTTTTTGCGTGTGTACCCATGCTTAATATATTCAATTTGTCTTATGAGGATAACATAATAAAAAGCATTAACAAGCATATAGAGAAACAATTAATTTATTACATTGTAGCCTAATATTGCATTTCAGGGAGCACATGTTTGTAAATAACAATTTTGTTGAGAATTTTGGTTATTTTTGGTGACCAAGAATAAATGAGCACATTACAAAGTAGCATAATGGTTCAATCACATGGGCTATTCTCGCCTATTGTTTCCCCCTAatccagtgtttcccaaactcggtcccaGGGACACCAAGGGCGCACAtattggtttttgccctagcactacacagctgaatcaaataatcaaagcttgatgatgagttgattatttgaatcagctgtgtagtgctatggAACCAAAAAAACTCAAATGTGCAACCCTTGGGGTCCCCGGGACCGAGTTTGGTAAACGCTGCCGCGTATTCACTGATGTAATGTCCATTTGGAAACCCTTGCGACTTCAGTGGATAACTACATTTACAGTAACCACATGCAGTCGGTCCTGTAGGCCTACTGCTTATTCTAGCAAAGACTCCTCTCGCAGGTTTGGAATTTTTCCACGCCGACGTCAGAAGAAGCGCAGGCCGCGTTGCTGTTGATAGTTGATATACGACTGGATGAGAGAGTCTGGAACTCGAGGCTTCACGGTGTTCAGGGCGCTTTCAAAGTGTCTCCCCATGATGAGCTGTGCTTTGATGTCCTCTTGCAGGGCCAGCAGGGCAGCCTCTCTGCATACTGCCGTTATCTGCGACAGGAAACAGATACAGGGCTGTCAGACGGCCAGATTACGACTATTTAAAATCATGCTAGCATCCACAGCCACTAGGCCAGTGTTTCCCACCGCCAGTCCCCGAGTaaccccaacagcacacatttttgttgtagccgGGACAAACATACCTCATTCAAATCATTTGGGGCTTAATGAGTAGCTGACAAGTTGattcaggtgtgcttgtccaaaATGAGTATTGTTGGGGATTACTTGAGGACTGGAATTAGGAAACAGCGCCCTAGGCTGTGGTGAACAGGTCAATAATGAATCTCGACAAACGAGGTTGACCAAATCATGACCATTGGAATAAAAATTGAATTTAGGTTGTGATCTAATAGTTGAATTTACACATTTGTAACAGTTTGTATTAAGCCATGTTTAATATTACACAATAGCTACAAGCTTTTTATGCTAAGCCTAcggttattacagggttacacacacacacacacacacacacacacacacacacacacacacacacacacacacacacacacacacacacacacacacaccatcattttGTATTAATTCAGATTGCACATTTTATTGCAATAAATAACATTTGACTTAAGAGGGCAATTCATTCTGTTtaattgaaaacataaatacatattCCCAATCCTGCACCTCCCTCCCTTGCAGTCACAGCAGTTTACATTCTTTACGTTGCTCAGGGTTTGGGTCGTTCCGTGGAGGGAACTGACGGTGCGCATATCTTGCAAATCTCAACACAGTGCTATCAGTCACTGGAAAGACGGATTGGTTTCCGTTGGAGCAGGTCGTGCCGTAGAACAGAGCGCTAGTTCTGGAAGAGAGGGTGGCATGGGTGGGGAAAAAGGTGTCTGGCGTTCATCAGCCATCTCTGGACTTTCGGAAACGACTCACTCCGACGGTGTGTACAGAATCTCCTCAAAAAGTCGCCGGGCCTTAGTCTTATCACCGTTGTTTCAATGGGAAATTATAAAACAGGTGTGGTAGGTGGGAGGGGGTCTGCTGACACCGCCACCTCCCTCCATGCCAGGGGAAACCACAGAGGGCTCAATGTGTTTGGAAAACAAGACCTATATACGGAAATCTCACTGGAGGCgagttagtgctgggctggaacaaaagcatGTGTGCACATTGGCCCTACAGGACCGGATATGCCCGTCCCGATTCTAAATTTAGGCTTATACGGTGTCCTGGTTTTCTCCACAAACCATCTGGGTCCATATTCATAAAGCCCCTCAGTGTATGCGTGGTGATTTAGGGTCAGTtctgccttttagatcataattcaAATGATTATAAGGACatgggggg encodes:
- the LOC118363555 gene encoding protein sprouty homolog 1-like, which gives rise to MALQSQHGPGGSLVVIQQPSLEGRQRSDYERELHHAAILSLDQIKAIRSSNEYTEGPSVVRRPPAPRMAPRPDKQQERTHEVILVNVNNNYEHRPVGHGHHSGVVVVAGGQQCSTRAPGLNRSTSTGSAASSGSNSSASSEQGLLARSPPSRPGMVALHQHHHRAERTQPVRAQPKALLAPQHGSHPPPPLEAPLKPSGKGDVASGHQFICERCGKCKCGDCTTPRTLPSCLACNGQCLCSAESALEHGTCMCLVKGIFYHCSNDDEGDSCADHPCSLSRSHCCSRFLCMGLLSVLFPCLLCYPPVKGCLKACQGCYDQVNRPGCRCKNSNTVYCKMESWSPQVLEKPS